The Nostoc sp. PCC 7524 nucleotide sequence GCTTCTACTTCATTAATCTGGCGTTTAATATCTGCCATTACTGCCTCATATGCAGCCAAATTACCCTCAATTCCGCTTAAAATTGCCCACTTACCCATAAAAATCTTCGCTGTTAACTAAAATTGACATCACCTAAAAATAGAAACTTGCAAAAAAAGCAGAGAAGGCAAGGAAGATAAGAAAAAATATTAACCGAATCCCCAATCTCCAGTCCCCAATCCCCAATCCCCTTATCTCGTACAAACATGAGTTGGGTCATCAGCCCTTTCCGCATACTCCAAACCTTGAGCTAAACGCCAAGCAAAAATTGCAGGTAAACCCTTTTCTATAATTGCTGCACAGGTTTTTTGATAGTCGTAAGGAACTTCTCTTAAAGTTACTGCTTGAGTATCAGTGTCATAAATTACATAAGTGGCATTGGGTCGTCCATGTCGAGGTTCTCCCACTGAACCCACATTAACAATGCGCTTGATAGCAGTAGAAAAGCTGAGTTGTTTCTCTTCTGTGGCATCAGTTTTGACACATACTTGTAAACTACCTGCATCTAGAGTGCGGATATAAGGTACATGAGTATGACCACAAAACAGCACATCTGCATCTGAGGACAGCACTCTTTCTAAAGCTGCAAACGCGTCGAGTTCTGGTAATAAATACTCGTGATTGCTGTGGGGGCTACCATGAACGAAAACTAGATTGTCTTGACGTAAGCTATGAGGCAATTTGGCTAGAAATTCTTGATTTTCTGGATGTAGTTCTTGATGTGTCCAGGCGTGGGCAAGTTTACCGCGTTTTTCAGCTAATAGGGAAGGATAACTACACTCACAGGAGTTCAAACCTTCAACAATGTCTTCATCCCAACAACCAACACAAGTGGGAATCTCTAAAGAACGAATTTGTGTAACGACGGCGTTGGGATATGGGCCATATCCGACTAAATCACCCAGACAAAAGATTTTATCGGCTTTTTGCTGGTCAATATCTAATAAAACAGCATCTAAGGCTTCGTAATTACCATGAATGCAGGATAGGACTGCTATTTTCACTCTCTAATCTCCTCCATGAGAATTTGTTTTACCTGTTCTTGGTATTGTGTAATTGCAACTTCTGATAAATAGCAATCTCCCAAGGTTTGTTTCATTGCAGATTCATCTAAATTCTGCCCTAATACCTCAATACCACTAAATCGCTGTGGTCTACCTTCTAAATGGCGTGGTAAATCTAATTCTAGGAAATCGGTTGCTGGTACGCCTGCGGCGAAATCTGCATATAATGCCCGGCCATCAGCAACATCGAAAATTCCTTTGGCACGAATCACTTGACCATAAGCCCCATGAGTAATTTCGTACCAAAACTCTTGTAAACTATCTTCGTCAATGACTTGACCACTGGAAGGCGCACGCCAGATTTGAGTAGGAGTAATATTAGTGTCAATATCTGCACCAGTGATAATTTTCTCAGCCCAAGTGTGATACTCAGAGCCTTTCAGGTGTGGCGGCAAGATAGCCACTGCTTGGTAAGATAAATTGTCTAATATCTGACTAATTGCGCTTAGTTCTAAGTAGAATCCTATTTCTACATAGACCTTCTTAGCGGTGGCTAGGTGGGTGAGAAATTCTACTTCCTGCCCATCAAAAAATACTTTTACTTCTGGAAATTCCGCAAAAACGCGTGTCTGGTCGATGGGAACTTTCCCAGTCCCAGGACTAAAATAAATAATATTTCCATCTGAGTTGAGATTCTGCATCTGTTGACAAATCCAGGTAGTTTTGCCACAGCCAGCAGGGCCGGCTACTACAGTAATTATTGGTAAATTCATAAACTAAATGATAATCATTTTCATGCGATTTGCAAAGTAATAGTCATTGGGTATTGTCTACCCTATCTTCCTTGTCTCCCTCGTCTCTCCAGCCTTTATTCCTAAAAAGCTAGCAACTGGCACACTAAAGTCTCTACAATAAATCCCTGGTTGACTGAAAAAATTATTGTTGTCATTATGACTAATCAAGCTCCTATCCCGGTGATTATTAATGGTGCGGCTGGTAAAATGGGTCGCGAAGTTGTGAAAGCAGTTGCACAAGCACCAGATTTAAATCTGATGGGTGCAATTGACCGCAGTCCAGAACATCAGGGTAAAGATGCTGGGGAACTTGCGGGTTTAGGAGAACCTCTAGAAGTGCCTATCACAGACCAATTGGAACCGATGTTGGGGTATGTGGCTGGTGAAAGACAAGGGCCTCCTGGGGTGATAGTAGATTTTACG carries:
- a CDS encoding metallophosphoesterase family protein, whose product is MKIAVLSCIHGNYEALDAVLLDIDQQKADKIFCLGDLVGYGPYPNAVVTQIRSLEIPTCVGCWDEDIVEGLNSCECSYPSLLAEKRGKLAHAWTHQELHPENQEFLAKLPHSLRQDNLVFVHGSPHSNHEYLLPELDAFAALERVLSSDADVLFCGHTHVPYIRTLDAGSLQVCVKTDATEEKQLSFSTAIKRIVNVGSVGEPRHGRPNATYVIYDTDTQAVTLREVPYDYQKTCAAIIEKGLPAIFAWRLAQGLEYAERADDPTHVCTR
- a CDS encoding GTP-binding protein, whose protein sequence is MNLPIITVVAGPAGCGKTTWICQQMQNLNSDGNIIYFSPGTGKVPIDQTRVFAEFPEVKVFFDGQEVEFLTHLATAKKVYVEIGFYLELSAISQILDNLSYQAVAILPPHLKGSEYHTWAEKIITGADIDTNITPTQIWRAPSSGQVIDEDSLQEFWYEITHGAYGQVIRAKGIFDVADGRALYADFAAGVPATDFLELDLPRHLEGRPQRFSGIEVLGQNLDESAMKQTLGDCYLSEVAITQYQEQVKQILMEEIRE